Sequence from the Aspergillus nidulans FGSC A4 chromosome III genome:
AGCTCGAGCCGCGGATGTTCCGACTCTAAGGCAATTTAGGGAAGACATTGAATACAAACCGGTGTCCGGGCGGTCCAAAAGAGTGGCGTCAGTAAGACCAGCAGGGAACACAGCAAGAAAACAGCGAGGAGCGCAGCAAGGAGCCTAGCCTCCTGGCTAAGAGCCCCTTCGGGGCCGACAAGCATGTCTAACAACAGGGGACGCCAATCGGATGCAAAGGCAAGCAACCCTGGCTCCCAGGAATTCTACAGTTTGATGGAGTCTAGAGTGATGAGAGCTCGAAGATCGATTGGGCGTGATAAAAGCGACTACAGTATGGGAGTTAATCGACTGATTCGCCAGAAGAATAGCGCCAACAACGGGCATTCTCCAGTCGACCTTCACGATGAACCTGGCGCAAGTACCGCAGATATAGGCCCCTTCTATACTCGGTCGATACCCagagctgttgctgttgtctgaatcaaagcaaagcaaagctTCCGAGAATTCACGGGCTAGCATGACCGTAATTTCTCTCTTTGACGCAAAACAAAGCGCTCCTTGAAAGGGCCCGCTCTTTATAGGATAGATGATCGGAATATCGAGGTCGAAACTGTTTCATGCCAGCTTGCTTCACGATCGAATACTACGTTTTTGCGGGCAACGAAAGTATGTAAGTACAGGCTCGTGCGGCAGGCTTGAGACGTTGCTTGCGTACGGGCAACATCTGGCCTTTACGGTAGGTCTTTTAGTTGTAGATACATTCCCTATCTCGATAGAAGAACTCTGTTCCGTACGAATTTCTCTATAATCAGTATAGATGTCTTATAAGATAACGTACAGTAGTAAGGAGTTAAGCAATTAACACCATTCCAAAAATGGAAGGCACTAGACCAGCTCTGGCGCATGGACAAATTAGTTTATTTCGGCCCTGACCTCCATGCTCTGAGTTTACAAGCTGCTTTTATTATTCCACTCAACCACAACCGCCATGCTTCTAGCATAACGACTAGGCTGACCCGatgccttctttgcctgACTCGCATCCGCCACCCGTTCCTCCTCCAGTCCCAGTCGAAACCCATCCCAACCGAACAGGGGGGCTGAAGCCTCCGGCGGCAGAACAACGCGCTCTCCCTGATCCTACTCGACTCGCTCCTGAAGACGCTTACTACgcaccttctcttcttcgaaaCCGACCGGGTAGCTCCAATTATGAAGATCCAATCCGTTCCCTGAGCGGgactgctgccgctgctacTGCCGCGTCCGTTGCAGCCTTGCGaccgccgccagcagtcCCCGGGGCTGTCACTCGAAAAGAGAACCGAAAACCGCGAACAGGTGCCCGTAAGAAGCGAAAGGGTGCTTGGAAAAAATTGCTTTGGGTTAAACAGTCATGTACGCATAATATGAATTGGCGTCTGTCATGCCGCCGCTCATGCTGATAGAGGAACAGATCCGGACAACTACACCGATACGGAGACGTTTCTTGACCATTTACAGCGAAATCCTCGAGTGCGTCCGTATGACTTTTGGCCGTTGGTGGCCGACTCGACCGTTATCGTACAACATGTCTGTTCGGTGGCTATTTTCGTCTGCTGTTTCGTGGGTATCGTCCAGGGCCGGGTAAGCCCTGTCTCGGTCGTGTGCTGGGGAAGCGTTGGGACTGCTGTCGGCTGGATACTCTGGGACTGGTGGGCGTTTACCGAACACGCAGAGAATGGAAGAGCTGCGGAGCATGCCATGGAGGGAGATGACGGGTCGAGTtcaagctcagcagcaagCTTTGTTCATTCTACGAACCAGAGGGCGAATGGACAGAAGGAAAATCAAGTCCATGGTCTTGGCTTGAGCATGGCGCAAAACGAGCCGGGCCCTCTCAGACGCCAGAGTACCGGGCTCAGCGTCGACTCCCTCACCGCGCAGGACCCGGGCTCACCCTCCACTGGCTGTACGGGAGGCGCCGCCGCGCAGCCTCAGAGCTGGCAACCCCAGTCCTTCCTTTCTCGGAATCGGCAGAGGCTGTCTACAGTGAAGTCGGCTTTCCTCATATACTTCTCGCTTCTCGGACTGAGTCCCATCCTAAAGTCCCTCACAAAATCGACCGCCAGCGACTCTATCTGGGCGTTGAGCTGCTGGCTACTAATCATGAACATATTCTCCTTTGACTACGGGAGCGGAGAGGGCGCTGGCGCCACCAAGTTTCCTGCATCCTTGTCCACAAACGCGGCCGTCATGGCGTCCACAGTGCTCGCGTCTCGCCTTCCGTCCACAACCCACGTTTTCAGCTTGATGCTGTTCTCCATCGAGGTGTTTGGGCTCTTCCCTATCTTTCGGCGGCAATTACGTCATATTTCGTGGACAGGACACATATTTCTTACCCTGACACTGGTTATGCTCGCCGGTGGAGCAGTGGGCATCACATTGCGGGGTGGGTGGATGGGTGCGATAATAGGGTCTATCTTGGGAAGCATCCTAACAGCACTGGCAATGGGCGGGTGTAGTTGGTGGCTTATTAGCCTTCAAAAGTATAAAAATGTTGTCTCAGGGCCATGGGACCCTGCTCGGCCGATTATAAGACGGCATTGGGATTAATGAGCAGCATTAGAGATACCCCTTACTTTGTCATTATTACTCTTGCAATAGATATTATTACTATCAACGCCTTACTCTACGTTGTCTTCTGTAGTTGACGACTGAAGCCTGCTGAGCTGTTCCAGCATCCTGAAATAGGGTTTCGCTACTCTGGGCCTACATCTTTACATTGCTAAGGAGGCTCGACAAGGGCATAACTTATTGTTCTAGGCTTCTACCACAGACCCAAGAGAATGTTTAGCCTGTACTCCGTAGCCTTCAGGAGCATGCCGTTGGTGGAATGTGTCTTTGTCCGGCATGCCAGACATGAATCCCAGAATCcatgttttcttttcctcccaCAACATAGACCCCAGGAATGTATCAGCATACCACTTCTCTttaatgatgatgaataAAGTAAGACAAGACAAACAAGTCAAAAATCTTGTGACTTGTATTTGGCTCCGTGTTACTTATTTGTGCTCCTGCGTCATTGTCTGCAACTGAAGCAATCTTTCAGTCCTTGAAGGCCCCTTTGAGCTGGGCCAGTCTGCAGTACGAGAAGATTTAAatatcttgttcttgtcaatCTTCTCTGTTTTATTCTTTACTTTCTTTCAAATTACGATATAACTTGATTATCATGATCCTTAAACACGCTGCTTTGGCCCTGGCGGCCCTCCAGTGCGTTGCGGGTCTCCGCTTTGCAATGTATATTGACGAGTTAGTTTTGCTTCTACCCTCAACCTAGCAAGAGCGAGTGACAAGAGCTAATGGAGACAGATGGCACGTCAACGGTCTACCGGGCAGCGATCAGACACAGGGGATCACGCATGCCATTATGGGATTCGCCAAATCTACGGATTTCACCGGTGACGCGCCTGCGGCATTCCAGCCTTTTGAGCCGGTCTCAACTTTCCGCAACCGCTTCTCACCCGATACAAAGGTCATGATTGCGATCGGCGGATGGGGTGATTCTGCAGGTTTCTCTGCGGGCGCAAAGGACGAGGCTTCTCGGGAACGGTACGCGAAGAACGTGGCGGCCATGCTGGAGAGTACTGGTTTTGATGGCGTGGATATCGATTGGGAGTACCCCGGCGGAAACGGCGAAGACTACAAGAAAGTGCCAAACGATCAGAAGGTTGATGAGATCGAGACGTTCCCGTTGCTCCTTCAGGCTTTAAGGACGGCTGTCGGTGACAAGAAGATCATCTCTATTGCGACACCCGGCAAACGCGAGGACATGATTGCGTACACGACAGAGCAAGGTCCTAAGATCTGGCCGTCTGTGGATATGATCAATATCATGTCCTATGACCTGATGAACCGGCGCAACAACGAGACCAAGCACCACACCGGCATCGCGGATTCGCACGACACCATCAAAGCATATCTCGAGATCGGTGCACCGCCGGAAAAGATCAACCTTGGCTTTGCGTACTATGCGAAATGGTTCACCACCCAATCCGACGTAGACTGCGGTACTTACCCTATTGGATGTCCGACGGTGGCCATGGAGGCGGCCGATGGAAGCGACAATGGCAAGTCGGGAGCTATGACATTCGAGCCGCAGAACATGGCCGCGCAGCCCTCCGATCTGAAGGTGTCAACCGACATGACTTGCGGGCTGGCGAAGGGAACCCGATGTCCCGCTGGTACATGCTGCAGTATCTACGGCAACTGGTAAGTCTGGTCTGgacaagcaagaaagaggtCAACTAATGATAGCAGTGGAACGGGCGACGATTTTTGCCTGGCAGCCTGTGACTCTAACTTTGGCGAATGCAAAGGCGTGCCGATACAGGACTCGTGGCGACGCGCTCGCGCTGAGGGCCAGACTGACGAGGAAGGGGGCGGACAGTACTACATGGACACGCAGAACCACTTGTTCTGGACCTGGGACACACCGACACTGATGACTCGCAAGTTCACAGAGATCGTCGATGTGGAGAAGCTGGGAGGCGtgatggcctggagcttgggAGAAGATACATATAACTTTGAGCATCTGAAGGCGATGCAGGAGGGTGTTGCCCAGCGCGCCGGTGGAACTGCGACCCCTGCGCGCACTCGGTGTTGATTTCTTGGTTTCTAATTAAGATGAACTGCTGTACCTATGGTGACCAATCAATATTCTCGTTCACGAGTCATTTTCAGTCTACTAGTTGAGAGCCCAGCCGCATGTATCAGGGATAAATTGGTTCTCGTCCCTCATTTTTATAGTTGCTCTGGCGGCAGCCAATCCGCGTGCTCTAAGCGCCACGGGGCTGTTGGGGTCTCTCTGAGCCGTCAACAGCGACCAGCCAAGGTAAGCTACCAAGATAACGCGCATAATCACTATAAAGAGAAGCTTAGCCTCATGCAGGGAATTCTAGGTCTTTCTTAATCGTCTACAAGTCCACCTCAGTTCAGTTTTCTGCGGCCGTCGGCTTCAACAGCATGAAGTGCTTCATCGTGTTGACCTTTGTTCCGCTCGTTCTCGCTCTTACCATCCCCAACACCAACAAGAATCACGACGCCAGCTCGGTTGAGTTTAtacaacaacatcaacaacgtcTTTTCGGGACCAAAACGACAGTCGCAGAGTACAAACGTCCCAGCCTGAAAATCAACCATGGCACGATTATTCCCGCAAACAAGGAAAGGACCCAGGCAACTGCCACAACTTCTAATCCTAGCTACATCCACGCGCTGCGGATCGAGCAAGCACCATACCATCTGATAGCACGGTACTCGAATGCCCTCTTTGCGCTCGggctcctgcttctcgtcCCCCTTACTCTAGGGATCATTGAGTTGGCCGGACGCCTCTTCCGATGCGTCTCAGTGGACGAATGTCCCGAGCGCGGACGAGAGAAGCAGGGAACTGAATCGCATCAGGAAATAGAAGAGTGGGCGTTTCGACAGAGGGAACGGGATAATAAAAAGCGACCGGCCACTGTCGCGGTGGAAATGATCGACACAATGAAAATCGGCTCATGACGTCGTGCATTCTATTTTATCCATTTTTCAACATAACTTACACGATTTTGAAGGTATTGTATTAAGTAAGAACCTAATTCAGACGGTTGATCTCCTCGACAACAGCGGAGGTCACTTCTTTCGTGGTGGCCGTGCCGCCTAGATCCGCGGTCAGGATACCAGATTCGCAGACACTTTCAACACACTGCATCAGCTTGTCGGCGGCGTCTTTCTCGCCGAGCCACTCCAGCATCTCGGCTGCAGTCCAGAATGTAGCGACGGGGTTAGCAATGCCCTTGCCCGTGATGTCGAAGGCGGATCCGTGGATGGGCTCGAACATGGAAGGGTTCTGACGGGTTGGGTCGAGGTTCGACGTGGGTGCGATGCCAATAGAACCCGCaagggcagcggcgagatcAGAAAGGATGTCGGCATGCTATAGCACAAGATCAGTACTTTGTTGACGCGATTGAAGAATTGGAAGAAAAACAACGTACCAGGTTGCTAGCAACAATGGTATCCAAACTCTCAGGCTTAAGCACCATCCGCGTGGTCATCGCATCAACAAGCATCTTGTCCATGGTGACTTCAGGGAAGTCCTTGGCAACAATGTTCGCAACCTCATCCCACAGCACCATGCCGTTCCGCTGGGCATTGCTCTTCGTCACAACGGTCAACAGCTTCCTTGGCCTCTTGGCCGCAGTCTCAAACGCGAAGCGCATGATGCGCTCTACACCCTGGCGCGAGAAAATGGCCACCTCTGTCGCAACCTCCCACGGGTGTCCGCGGTGTGAGCGACCACCTTGGCCAGCGTACTCGCCCTCACTATTCTCACGCACAATCACCCAGTCAAGGTCTCCGGTGTTGCACTTGCGCAGCGGAGACTGTGTACCGCGGAGGACGCGGGTGGGCCGAACGTTGGCGTATTGTTGAAAGGGCTGGCAGATGGCGAGTCGGAGACCCCAGAGGGAGATATGATCGGGGACGTCTACATCCACTTGTTAGTACTGTACTTCATTTCTTTCCTATAGTGAATAACGTGTATTGCGGGGTTTGTTTACCTGGCGCACCAACAGCTCCAAATAAAATAGCATCGTTCTTTTTCAGCACTTCCAGTCCGCCGTCGGGAATATACTTGCCGGTCGCCTTGAAGGTCTCGGAGCTCCAGTCAAGGTGTGTGAAGTCGAGGGAGAATGATTGGAGTTTGTCTGCCAGGGCCTTGAGGACAATAACACCAGCGTCAATCACCTCCGGACCGATTCCGTCGGCAGGAATAGTAGCAATACGATATGTCTTGGCCATCtcgtctttcttccctttttcaATGAAATATGCGGTAGATCTGACTTCGGTCTAGGAAGTGGAAATGGAGCGTTTAAATACCCTTATTTTTCCTCATCCGACTCGCCCCTCCCCCCCGCACCGGACAAGATATCTCCGGATTCAACCCCAGCGGACGTGTCTTTGTCCGATCCACTCCATGATCGCAACAACCCAAAACCCATGATTGGGGTTTTTTTTAACTTAGCGCGCAAGATTATAGCGTGAAGTCAGCATTGTTTTGAACATTCTCTGCAAGGTCATGACTCTCGTGTATCAACCATGGCCCGTCTGCCAAACTCCACAAATCGCCTATTCCAAATCCCTCTTCAccaccttcaccaccatTGGATAAGTCTGGTAATCCCGTCCCTAACACGAGCCCTGAAGCCGCAGCAAGATTATTGATTGCTTGATTTCCAAATATCATGGAGGGGTCGTTCCATTGGTGGCTTGCTGCGGCATGTGGGGTAGGCGTTGAAAGGTGTCCTTCTCCgggtgttgaggagggcgCCTGTTGGAGGTGATGATCGAGATGGATGCCGGAAACAACGGTATCGGCGGAGGCGTTGGGATTCTTGCCTCTGTCGTCTTGGCTGGTTTCGGTAGTTCTCGGATTTGCGGGTGTCTGTTGTTCTGGAGTCGTAAGGGCGGAGTCAAGGTCACGGATGGCTTCGATGCAAGTTTGTGCCCAAGTGTTGCCACGCTGCGAAAGATGCTTGAGGATGGCGAGACCACTTCTGGCATATCTTCCCTCTACTATTAGATTCTCGGACGATCTCGAAAGGGATACTTGGGGTGGTACCTAGATGCCGAGGAAGCGGGAAACTCGCCTTCCCATGCGGCGTAGATTAGGATCAGGCAGCTCATCCACACGGCCCAAGTGAATGATGGCCATATAAGTGGTGtggaagagccagaagatTCAGCGAGAAACTGTCGTAGCGTGGTGATTAGGGAGCGTGAGGACTCGATGCAGATTTGTAGAGCGGTGCGATATTCCGGAGAAGCCGCTTCGGCTGCCAGCAGCGGACGGTTCAGTGAAATGATGGCTTCGTGACGGAGAGCGATGAGGAGGGTACGGTGGAACGGCGCAATGGGACTCGATACTATAGTGTCGGCATCGTCGACCCCAAGGGGATAGACATCGTCGTAGACTTCGTTCCACCAGTGCGTTAGCTCACCATGAAGAGCCTGGGTCGCGTCCATAGAGTCTTCTCTATGAATGATCGACTTATTCCGTACTTCAATAATACGTCCGCGGAGACTCGCAAATTTTGCCAGGTAACCTAACAGACGAAGTCTATGATCTAAGAAAGCGATAGTGAGGAGTTGAGCGCCTATTGTTGGTAATACATTAACCTGAAAGGGTAGAGGTACCTTCATCTACCGAACTATGAATTTCAGCATTTGGATAGCAGACGTCAATATCGTCGTCTTTGATGCCAAGTGGTATTCCCAGGGCCTGCGAGAGGTATCTCTCAAGACAGTATATAGACCAGAATAACCTCCGGCGAGTGGCGATCTCAGGACCACTAAATGAGAACCGTACAGGACACCGGTGCAACCCGAGGTGAAATGCCGTGCGTATAATAGTTCCACCGATTCGAGAGGCTGCGTTgagccggagaagagacGTCAGAAACAGCTGAACGCCAAAAGCTGCTTGTAGGATACGGATAGAAGGTGGCGCGCAGAGCAGAGTATACAGACTTTCCATAGCCTGGTGAACAGAGCGGAAGACCAGCGCTGCTGGAATAGGGATCTGAGCACCACGAAGCTTGGTTTGCCGGCGATCCATGAGTGATATCGAGACGATTGACCGCACAAGGATCCCATCTGCAACCGAGAGCGCTCTGAACCCATCGCGACCGAGATGCTCTAGAATAACGAGGAATGTTGGCCCAGAGAGGAACGGAAAAATGGCGTGCCAGTTCTCAAAATACGGTCTGGTCCATTGGACTAGAGCTTCGAATGTGGGTAGAGACGCGTTCGCCTGGAGGTCCAACTCATGCGGATACCAGAGGTCGGGGTACTGATGGTGTAGCTGGTCGTCTTCACCGGGCACTTGCGCGTCTTTGGAAGTCTGCTGCGGCT
This genomic interval carries:
- a CDS encoding uncharacterized protein (transcript_id=CADANIAT00005595): MILKHAALALAALQCVAGLRFAMYIDEWHVNGLPGSDQTQGITHAIMGFAKSTDFTGDAPAAFQPFEPVSTFRNRFSPDTKVMIAIGGWGDSAGFSAGAKDEASRERYAKNVAAMLESTGFDGVDIDWEYPGGNGEDYKKVPNDQKVDEIETFPLLLQALRTAVGDKKIISIATPGKREDMIAYTTEQGPKIWPSVDMINIMSYDLMNRRNNETKHHTGIADSHDTIKAYLEIGAPPEKINLGFAYYAKWFTTQSDVDCGTYPIGCPTVAMEAADGSDNGKSGAMTFEPQNMAAQPSDLKVSTDMTCGLAKGTRCPAGTCCSIYGNCGTGDDFCLAACDSNFGECKGVPIQDSWRRARAEGQTDEEGGGQYYMDTQNHLFWTWDTPTLMTRKFTEIVDVEKLGGVMAWSLGEDTYNFEHLKAMQEGVAQRAGGTATPARTRCSGGSQSACSKRHGAVGVSLSRQQRPAKPHAGNSRSFLIVYKSTSVQFSAAVGFNSMKCFIVLTFVPLVLALTIPNTNKNHDASSVEFIQQHQQRLFGTKTTVAEYKRPSLKINHGTIIPANKERTQATATTSNPSYIHALRIEQAPYHLIARYSNALFALGLLLLVPLTLGIIELAGRLFRCVSVDECPERGREKQGTESHQEIEEWAFRQRERDNKKRPATVAVEMIDTMKIGS
- a CDS encoding CeGAL family transcription factor (transcript_id=CADANIAT00005597), which produces MDSGTSRHGSPSKRQKLTPRAHELGVMRKFTDNGSESASFLGSSSGIHFIRIVYNAFARRSAHLKKPQQTSKDAQVPGEDDQLHHQYPDLWYPHELDLQANASLPTFEALVQWTRPYFENWHAIFPFLSGPTFLVILEHLGRDGFRALSVADGILVRSIVSISLMDRRQTKLRGAQIPIPAALVFRSVHQAMESLYTLLCAPPSIRILQAAFGVQLFLTSLLRLNAASRIGGTIIRTAFHLGLHRCPVRFSFSGPEIATRRRLFWSIYCLERYLSQALGIPLGIKDDDIDVCYPNAEIHSSVDEGAQLLTIAFLDHRLRLLGYLAKFASLRGRIIEVRNKSIIHREDSMDATQALHGELTHWWNEVYDDVYPLGVDDADTIVSSPIAPFHRTLLIALRHEAIISLNRPLLAAEAASPEYRTALQICIESSRSLITTLRQFLAESSGSSTPLIWPSFTWAVWMSCLILIYAAWEGEFPASSASRSGLAILKHLSQRGNTWAQTCIEAIRDLDSALTTPEQQTPANPRTTETSQDDRGKNPNASADTVVSGIHLDHHLQQAPSSTPGEGHLSTPTPHAAASHQWNDPSMIFGNQAINNLAAASGLVLGTGLPDLSNGGEGGEEGFGIGDLWSLADGPWLIHESHDLAENVQNNADFTL
- the pigc gene encoding phosphatidylinositol N-acetylglucosaminyltransferase (transcript_id=CADANIAT00005594), translating into MPSLPDSHPPPVPPPVPVETHPNRTGGLKPPAAEQRALPDPTRLAPEDAYYAPSLLRNRPGSSNYEDPIRSLSGTAAAATAASVAALRPPPAVPGAVTRKENRKPRTGARKKRKGAWKKLLWVKQSYPDNYTDTETFLDHLQRNPRVRPYDFWPLVADSTVIVQHVCSVAIFVCCFVGIVQGRVSPVSVVCWGSVGTAVGWILWDWWAFTEHAENGRAAEHAMEGDDGSSSSSAASFVHSTNQRANGQKENQVHGLGLSMAQNEPGPLRRQSTGLSVDSLTAQDPGSPSTGCTGGAAAQPQSWQPQSFLSRNRQRLSTVKSAFLIYFSLLGLSPILKSLTKSTASDSIWALSCWLLIMNIFSFDYGSGEGAGATKFPASLSTNAAVMASTVLASRLPSTTHVFSLMLFSIEVFGLFPIFRRQLRHISWTGHIFLTLTLVMLAGGAVGITLRGGWMGAIIGSILGSILTALAMGGCSWWLISLQKYKNVVSGPWDPARPIIRRHWD
- a CDS encoding putative tartrate dehydrogenase (transcript_id=CADANIAT00005596), whose product is MAKTYRIATIPADGIGPEVIDAGVIVLKALADKLQSFSLDFTHLDWSSETFKATGKYIPDGGLEVLKKNDAILFGAVGAPDVPDHISLWGLRLAICQPFQQYANVRPTRVLRGTQSPLRKCNTGDLDWVIVRENSEGEYAGQGGRSHRGHPWEVATEVAIFSRQGVERIMRFAFETAAKRPRKLLTVVTKSNAQRNGMVLWDEVANIVAKDFPEVTMDKMLVDAMTTRMVLKPESLDTIVASNLHADILSDLAAALAGSIGIAPTSNLDPTRQNPSMFEPIHGSAFDITGKGIANPVATFWTAAEMLEWLGEKDAADKLMQCVESVCESGILTADLGGTATTKEVTSAVVEEINRLN